ATCTATCCGGCGACCACGAAGCTGCAGAGCTGGGACATCTTCCGCTGCGTGCGCCAGGTGCTCGACGTCCTGGATCCAATCGATGACCCGCTACCCGCCGGCCTGCGCGAACGCCACGGCCTGGTCTCCGAGGACCGGGCGTTGCGCGACATCCATCTGGCGGAGGACGAATCGGCGCGGCGGCGGGCGCGGCAACGCCTGACCTTCGACGAAGCCGTCGGGCTGCAGTGGGCGCTGGTCGCCCGGCGGCACAGCGAGCTCTCGGAATCGGGTCCGCCCGCCCCGCCGCGCCCCGAGGGCCTGGCCGCAGAACTGTTGGCGCGGTTGCCTTTCGAGCTGACGGCGGGGCAACGTGAGGTGTTCGCCGTGTTTGCGGAGGAGCTCTCGGCGACCCGGCCGATGAACCGCCTGCTCCAGGGAGAGGTGGGTTCCGGGAAGACCATCCTCGCGGTGCTGGCGATGCTGCAGCTGGTGGACGCCGGATATCAATGCGCGCTGCTGGCGCCCACGGAAGTTCTTGCCGCCCAACATGTACGGTCGATCAACGACGTGCTCGGCCCGCTGGCGATGGCGGGCCAGCTCGGTGGCGCGGATACCGCCACGCGCGTCGCCCTGCTGACCGGTTCGATGACGGCGGCGCAGAAGAAGCAGGTCCGGGCCGAGATCGCCGGCGGGCAGGTCGGCATCGTCGTCGGGACCCACGCGCTGCTGCAGGACGCCGTGGAGTTCGACAACCTGGGCATGGTGGTGGTCGACGAGCAGCACCGGTTCGGTGTCGAACAACGAGACCAGTTGCGGGCCAAGGCCCGTCCGGGTGTGACACCGCACCTGCTGGTGATGACGGCGACGCCGATACCGCGCACCGTCGCGCTGACGGTATACGGCGACCTGGAAACCTCGACGCTGCGCGAACTTCCGCGCGGACGCCAACCGATCACCAGCAACGTCATCTTCGTCAGGGACAAGCCCGCCTGGCTCGAACGTGCCTGGCGGCGGATCACCGAAGAGGTCGCCGCCGGCCGCCAGGCCTATGTGGTGACCCCCCGGATCGACGAGACCGACGATCCGGAGAAAGAGAAGCAGGAGCAGAACGTCAAGCCGTCGGAAACCGCCGAAGGGCTCTACGCCCGGCTGCGATCGGGCGAGCTCGCGGACGTGCGCCTGGGATTGATGCACGGACGGTTGTCCGCCGATGACAAGGACGCCGTGATGTCCGCCTTCCGGGCGGGTGACATCGATGTGCTGGTGTGCACCACGGTCATCGAGGTGGGCGTGGACGTCCCGAACGCGACCGTGATGTTGGTGATGGACGCCGACCGCTTCGGCATCAGCCAGCTGCATCAGCTGCGCGGTCGCATCGGGCGCGGCCGGCATCCCAGTCTCTGCCTGCTGGCCAGCTGGGTATCGCCGGACTCGGGGGCGGGCGAGCGCCTGCGCGCGGTGGCCGAGACTCTGGACGGTTTCGCGCTCGCCGACCTCGACCTCAAGGAGCGGCGCGAAGGAGACGTGTTGGGGCGCAACCAATCCGGCCGTGCCATCAGCTTGAAGCTGCTCTCACTGGCCGACCATCTCGACGTCATCGACGCGGCCCGCGCCTTCTGCGTCTCCGCCTACGAGGAGGACGCCACCAACCCCGGATTGGCAGCGCTGGCCGCGCGATTCACCAGTACCGACCGCATCGAATACCTCGACAAGGCATGAACCGCAGGGTCCTGTTCTGGTTGACGGCGGCAACGATCGTCGCCGTCCTGGTCGCCTATCAGACGCTGGGGTCGTCGGCGGCCCGCCGCGCCGACCAGTACGCCGCACGTGCCGATGTCCCCACGGTGCTGCCCGGCGCCGACGTGCTGGCGGGCGTCGCCGTGCTGCCGCTGCGGCAACACCGCTACGACTACCGCCGGGCGGCGTTCGGTGACGCCTGGGACGACAACAGCGATGCCCCGTTGGGTCACAACGGATGTGACACCCGCGACGACATTCTCAACCGCGACCTCGTCGACAAGACCTATGTGTGGGTCAAGCGCTGCCCGGACGCCGTGGCCACCGGCACGCTGCACGACCCCTACACCAGCAAGACCATCGCGTTCCAGCGCGGACCCAAGGTCGGGGAATCGGTCCAGATCGACCACATCGTCCCGCTGGCCTACGCCTGGGACATGGGGGCGTCCGCCTGGCCCGACCCCGAGCGCCTGCGGTTCGCCAACGATCCGGCCAACCTGCTCGCCGTCGACGGCCAGGCCAACCAGGACAAGGGCGATTCGCCGCCGGCGCGGTGGATGCCGCCCAACACCGCGTTCGCGTGCCAGTACGCCATGCAGTTCATCGCCGTGCTGCGCGGCTACCAGTTGCCGGTCGACCAGGCGTCGGCCGGCGTGCTGCGTGGAGCCGCGACTACCTGCCCGACGAGCTAGCGGGGCCGGCCGGATCGTCGGCCCCGTTGAACGTGTCCGGGTCCGGACGCAACCGCGTCCCGTTGTTGAGCCCGTTGATCGCGTCCATGTGCTCGGCGGCCAATTCGAAATCGAAGACATCCAGGTTGCCGGCGATGTGCTCGGGTTTGGCCGACCGGAAAATCACCGAATTACCCAGCTGCAGATTCCACCGCAGCAAAACCTGCGCCGCGGTCTTGCCGTACTCGCCCGCGATCGACGTCACCGTCGCGTTGTCCATCAGCTTGCCCAGCACCAGCGGGGTGTAAGACTGCGTCACCACGTTGTGTTGCGCGTCGGCTTTGCGCAGGTCGGCCTGGTTGAGCAGCGGATGCAGCTCGACCTGGTTGACCGCGGGGGTGACGAAGGTCAGGTCGATGACCGTCTCCAGGTGATCCGCGGTGAAGTTGGAGACACCGATCGAGCGGACGTGTCCCTCCCCGCGCGACTGGATGAGGCCACCGTAGGCGTCGACGTACCGGCCGAGCGACGGGGCGGGCCAATGGACCAGGTAGAGGTCCAGGTAGTCCAGGCCCAAGCGCTCGAGGCTGGCCGAGCAGGCGTCCTGCGCCTTCGTGAAGCCCTGGTCGGGGATGTCGAGCTTGGTGGTGACGAACAACTCCGCGCGGGCGATGCCGGAAGCCGCGATCGCGCGGCCGACGGCGGCCTCGTTGCCGTAGGCGGCGGCGGTGTCGATGAGCCGGCAGCCCATCTCCAGGGCCGCCGACACCGCGTGTTCCGCCTCGTCGTCCGACAGGTCCGCGACGCCGAGGCCGAGCACGGGCATCGTGTTTTCGTCATTTAAAGCTATGGACGGTATGGCAACGCCTGCCGCGTCAGTCAACGTCTTTCACCTGCCTGTGAAATTGAAGGTTCGTGGATCCGGACCAAGCCGCTTTCCGTCATCGAGCGAGGAGATCGACGCCATTTCTTCGGGACTGAGTTCGAAATCGAACACGTCGAAGTTACTCGCAATCCGTGAGGGATTTACCGACTTGGGGATCACGATATTACCGAGCTGGATATGCCACCTAATCAACACCTGCGCGGAAGTCCGCCCGCGTCCCTCGGCCACCGCCGTGACCGTCGGGTGCGTGAGCAGCGCTCCCTGGCCCAGCGGCGCCCACGCCTCCGTGGCGATGCCGCGCCGGGCGTGCACGTCCCGCAACTCCTTCTGCGGGTACCGCGGATGCAGTTCCACCTGGTTGACCGCGGGAACGATGCCGGTGGCGTCGATGAGGACGGTCAGGTGCTCGGGCTCGAAGTTGCTGACGCCGATGGACCGGATCCGGCCCTGATCGCGCAGGTGGGCGAACGCCTTGAAGGTGTCGACGAACTTGTTCAGGGCGGGCGTGGGCCAGTGGATCAGGTACAGGTCCAGGTAGTCGAGCCCGAGCCGCTCCATGCTCGCGTCGAACGCGGCCAGCGTGCTGTCGTAACCCTGGTCGGCGTTCCACAATTTGGTCACCACGTACAGTTGTTCGCGCGGCACGCCGGAGTCGGCAAGCGCCCGCCCCGTCTCCCGCTCGTTGCGGTAGGCCGCGGCGGTGTCGATGTGCCGGTAACCGGCGCGCAGCGCGGCGCCGACCACCTGCTCGGTGTCCGTCGGCGGTACCTGGAAGACTCCCAGCCCAACGGCGGGAATCGAAATGCCGTCGTTGAGGGTGACAAAGGCTTGTCGGAGGGAACTGCCCATGACCAAGAGTCTGCCAGGCGCGCCGGCGCTCCATTACGGCGCGAAACCCGCGCCGATGCGCCTGAAGAGTCGCGTGCAGGGCGCGGCGGTCGGCGGGGGGCTCAAGGTCATGCCGTGGATCCCGAACCTGGCCAAGCGGGCGTTGTGCGGCGGCCGCGCGGTCATCATCGACGGAAACACGCTGGACCCGACGTTGCAGCTGATGCTGTCGAGTTCGCGCGCCGTCGGCATCGACGGCCTGGTGGTCGACGACGATGCGGCCGCCTCTCGCGCCCAGATGCACCGCATGTGTACCGAACTTCCGGGGCCCCAGATACACGTCGAGGTGGACGAGCTCTCACTGCCCGGGCCCGCGGGGGAGATCGCGGCGCGGCACTACCGCCCGCCGCACGGCGGCGCGGCGCCCCTGCTGGTCTTCTACCACGGTGGCGGCTTCGCGATCGGCGACCTCGACAGCTACGACGCGCTGTGCCGACTGACGTGCCGCGACGCGGGGATCCACGTGCTGTCGATCGACTACCGCCTGGCGCCCGAGCATCCGGCCCCCGCGGCGATCGAGGACGCCTACGCGGCATTCACCTGGGCCTACGAACACGCCGGAGAGCTCGGCGCCGCCCCGGGCCGGGTCGCGGTCGGCGGCGACAGTGCGGGCGGCAACCTGGCCGCCGTCGTCTGCCGGCTGGCCCGAGACGAGGGTGCGCCCGCTCCGGTGCTGCAGTGGCTGATCTATCCGCGGACCGACCACACTGCGCAGACCCGGTCGCTGAGCCTGTTCGCCCGCGGCTTCCTGCTGACCAAGCGCGACATCGACTGGTTCGAGGCGCAGTACCTCCGGGGTTCGGGCATCGACCGCACCGACCCGCGGGTCTCGCCCCTGCTCGCCGAGTCGCTGTCGGGGCTGCCGCCCACGCTGATTGCGATCGCGGGTTTCGACCCGCTGCGCGACGAAGGGGAGAGCTACGCGACGGCGCTGCGGGCCGCCGGCAATGCGGTCGACCTGCGGTGCATGGGTTCGCTCACCCACGGCTTCGTGAACACATTCCAGCTCGGCGGGGGCAGCGCCACCGGGACCGGCGAGCTGATCTCGGCGCTACGCGCCCACCTGACCCGAGTTTGACCGGCTCGGCCGCCTTCGCCGGTAATCTGAAGGCCGTCCGACTACCGTCCGACCACCGGACGGGTCCCAGCACCGAAGGATCAGCGAACCCGTGGCCGACACACCGAAACGTCCCCCGCGCTTCGACCTCAAGTCCGGCGACCGCAAGTCCGGCCGACTGGTCCAGATCGGCGGTACCGCAGTCATCGTCATCTTCCTGGTTGCGCTCGTCTCCTACATCGTGGCGACACACCACAAGAAGGGTGCGGTCGCCGCCGGCGGCAGCGACACCGTGCGGGTGACCTCGAGCAAACTCGTCACCCAGCCCGGAACCAGCAACCCCAAGGCCGTCGTCGCGTTCTACGAGGACTTCCTGTGCCCCGCGTGCGGCAACTTCGAGCGGACGTTCGGGCCCACGGTGTCCAAGCTGGTCGACATCGGCGCCATCGCGGCCGACTACTCGATGGTGGCGATCCTGGACAGCCCGCGAAACCAGGATTACTCGTCACGAGCCGGCGCGGCGGCCCTGTGCGTGGCCGATGAGTCCCTCGACGCCTTCCGCCGCTTCCACGCCGCGCTCTACAGCAAGGGCATCCAGCCCGACGAGCGCGCCACCAGCTTCCCGGACAACGCGAAGCTGATCGAGCTGGCCCGGGAGGCCGGTGTCGTGGGCAAGGTGCCGGACTGCGTCAACAGCGGCAAGTACCTGCCCAAGGTGACCGCGGAGGCGGGGGCCGCCGGCATCACCGCTACGCCCACCGTCCGGATCAACGGCGCCGACTATGACCCGTCGACCCCCGACGCGCTGGTGAGCAAGGTCAAGGAAATCGTCGGCGACATCCCGGGTCTGGACACCGCCGCCACTCCCGCCGCGGCGTGACCACCCCGGTGTCGGCACAACCCGCCGAGCGGGACGGCGACCTCCCACCGGACTCCCGTCCCGGGGCCCCGGTGCCGGCGCGGAGCGCCTGGTGGGTGCTGATCGCCGGGGCGATCGGGCTGTTGGCGTCGATGACACTGACGATCGAGAAGGTCGAGCTCCTGCGCAACCCGGCCTACGTGCCGTCGTGCAACATCAACCCGATCCTGGCCTGCGGGTCGGTGATGGTCACACCGCAGGCGTCGGTGTTCGGCTTTCCCAACCCGCTGCTCGGCATCGTGGGCTTCACCGTGGTGGTCGTGACGGGTGTGCTGGCGGTGGCGAAAGTGCAATTGCCGCAATGGTATTGGATCGGACTGGCGGTTGGAATCCTGATCGGTGCGGCGTTCGTGCACTGGCTGATCTTCCAGAGCCTGTATCGGATCGGGGCATTGTGCCCGTACTGCATGGTGGTGTGGGCGATGACTATCTCGCTGCTGGTCGTCGTCGCCTCCATCATCTTTCGTCCCGCACTCGAACGCCGGGAAAGCGGTGTGGCACAGGTGGTTTATCAATGGCGGTGGTCGATCGCCGTGCTGTGGTTCACGGCGGTGATCCTGCTGATCATGGCGCGATTCTGGGACTATTGGTCGACGCTGATCTAGGTGGTCGACTCTGATCTGGGCGGCGCCGGGTGACCCGCATCATCGGCGGCGTCGCCGGGGGCCGGCGCATCGCCGTCCCGCCGCGGGGGACCAGGCCCACCACCGACCGGGTCCGTGAATCGCTCTTCAACATCCTGGCCGCCCGCCGCGACCTGACCGGGCTCGCGGTGCTGGACCTGTACGCCGGTTCCGGGGCGCTGGGGCTCGAGGCACTGTCGCGCGGGGCAGCATCGGCGTTGTTCGTGGAGTCCGACCAGCGTGCCGCGGCGGTCATCGCGCGCAACGTCAAGGCGCTCGGGCTGGCTGGGGCGACGCTGCGGCGCGGTTCCGTGGCGAGTGTCCTGGCCGGCGAGACCCCGTCGCCGGTGGACCTGGTATTGGCCGACCCGCCGTATGAGGTCGGTGCCGACGACGTCGGCGCCGTCCTCGCCGCGCTCACCGAGCACGGCTGGGTCCGGGAGGGGACCGTCGCCGTCATCGAGCGCGCGGCGGGCGGCGTGCCGCTGGCCTGGCCGGAAGGCTGGTCGGCGTGGCCGCACCGCGTTTACGGGGACACTCGGCTGGAGTTGGCCGAGTGGCTCTGAGCCCGGCGTGTACCGTCATGCCGTATGAGCGGGGCGGTGTGCCCGGGATCGTTCGACCCGGTGACGTTGGGCCACATCGACGTCTTCGAACGCGCGTCGGCCCAGTTCGACGAGGTGGTGGTGGCGATCCTGACCAATCCCGCCAAGAAGGGCCTGTTCGACGTCGATGAGCGGATCGCGATGATCGAGGAGTCGACGACCCACCTGCGAAACCTGCGCGTGGAGGTCGGGAAAGGCCTGGTGGTCGACTTCGTCACGGCGCGCGGAATGACGGCGATCGTGAAGGGCCTGCGCACCGGCACCGACTTCGAGTACGAGCTGCAGATGGCGCAAATGAACAAGCACATCGCCGGCGTGGACACCTTCTTCGTGGCCACCGCGCCGCAGTATTCGTTTGTCTCGTCGTCGCTGGCCAAGGAGGTCGCTTTGCTCGGCGGCGACGTGTCCCAGCTGTTGCCCGAGCCGGTCAATCGCCGGTTGCGCGAGAAGCTTTCCGGCTGATCCTGGCTCGGCTGAACGCGGTGTCACCGCCCGGATGAGCGCGCGCACCACGCAATGCTTGGCGAGATCGACCTTGAATGCGTTCCGAGGCACGGACTGGCTCCGGCCAGCGCGTGCTGGGCCGCCACCCGGAACGCGGTGAATGGCGTTGGAGATCGCCGCCGGCGCTCCGCAGATGCCGATCTCGCCGACGCCGCGGGCGCCGAACTCGGCCAGCTTGTCGGAACCGTCGACGAAGGAGGTGGCGAACTCCGGCCGGTCGGAGCGCGAACAACCCGGGTGCCTCACCGGGGCCGCGCCTGAAACATGGTGTTGGGGCGTTGATTCGGGCTACACGGTGTGACGTCCGCAGCCGTGGCGAGCGGTGGGGGCGAGATGACACGGACGGAATCGGTTGGCGCGCCGAGGCAACTCGCGAGGGATGACCTTGGCGCGGCCGTCGACGCGGGTGACCGGCGTCGCGACGCAGCGCCCCGAAAGCCTCGTCGTCATCGATCCCAACTCAGAACCCCGCCCCGCACTACGCCACCATGGCTGGTGCCCGCCGCGCTGTCATCTCGAGGGCCTCGGTGGTCGCGGGACGGGTCACCGAGTACATGATTGTCGAGTGGGTACCCCGGGCCTGGTGCATCGGGGCGGAGGAGGGGATTGATGAGATATATCGCGTTGGAGGAGGCGTTCTCAATTCCCGGGATCGCCGAACCTATGTCCGGGTTGGCCTCCCGGGAGACGTCGTTTGCCCAGCAGTGGCTGCGTAAGCTCCCCGATTTCACGCAGTACCGCATCCCGGAGATGGACGCCGCCGGCATCGACATCCAGGTGCTGTCGCTGACCGTTCCGGGTCTGCAGGCCGACCTCGACGCCGACACGGCGCGGGGAGACGCCCGGCGCGCCAACGATTACCTGGCGCAGACGGTGGCCGAGCACCCGACCCGGTTCCGCGGCTTCGCCGCGCTTCCCCTGCAGGACCCGCGCGCGGCCGTCACCGAACTGGAACGCTGCGTCACCGAGCTTGGCTTCTGCGGCGCGCTGGTCAACGACCACCTCGGCGGCCGCTATCTCGACGAGCCGCTCTATGAGCCGCTGTGGGAAGCGCTGGAATCCCTTGCGGTTCCGCTCTATCTGCATCCGGGTACGCCGCCGGCGGATCGCTGGCGCGTGCTCACCGGCCACCCGGAACTCTATGGGGCGATGTGGAGCTGGGCCGCCGAAGTGTCCGGTCACGCACTGCGCGTCGTGTGCGGTGGCGTCTTCGACCGGCATCCCTCGGCGACCCTGATCCTCGGCCACATGGG
This genomic window from Mycobacterium saskatchewanense contains:
- the recG gene encoding ATP-dependent DNA helicase RecG, with the protein product MASLGDRLDFVVGAKAADQLDEELGIRTVDDLLRHYPRSYTEGATRWDADGRRPPAGEHVTIVDTIAETKTWPMKKTPNKLCHRITLGAGRNKVTATFFNANYLKKDLVKGTKVMLSGEVGFFNNAMQLTHPAFLILDSPDGRDRGTSSLKNIAIASKASTGELQMSAFERAFFPIYPATTKLQSWDIFRCVRQVLDVLDPIDDPLPAGLRERHGLVSEDRALRDIHLAEDESARRRARQRLTFDEAVGLQWALVARRHSELSESGPPAPPRPEGLAAELLARLPFELTAGQREVFAVFAEELSATRPMNRLLQGEVGSGKTILAVLAMLQLVDAGYQCALLAPTEVLAAQHVRSINDVLGPLAMAGQLGGADTATRVALLTGSMTAAQKKQVRAEIAGGQVGIVVGTHALLQDAVEFDNLGMVVVDEQHRFGVEQRDQLRAKARPGVTPHLLVMTATPIPRTVALTVYGDLETSTLRELPRGRQPITSNVIFVRDKPAWLERAWRRITEEVAAGRQAYVVTPRIDETDDPEKEKQEQNVKPSETAEGLYARLRSGELADVRLGLMHGRLSADDKDAVMSAFRAGDIDVLVCTTVIEVGVDVPNATVMLVMDADRFGISQLHQLRGRIGRGRHPSLCLLASWVSPDSGAGERLRAVAETLDGFALADLDLKERREGDVLGRNQSGRAISLKLLSLADHLDVIDAARAFCVSAYEEDATNPGLAALAARFTSTDRIEYLDKA
- a CDS encoding HNH endonuclease family protein; protein product: MNRRVLFWLTAATIVAVLVAYQTLGSSAARRADQYAARADVPTVLPGADVLAGVAVLPLRQHRYDYRRAAFGDAWDDNSDAPLGHNGCDTRDDILNRDLVDKTYVWVKRCPDAVATGTLHDPYTSKTIAFQRGPKVGESVQIDHIVPLAYAWDMGASAWPDPERLRFANDPANLLAVDGQANQDKGDSPPARWMPPNTAFACQYAMQFIAVLRGYQLPVDQASAGVLRGAATTCPTS
- a CDS encoding aldo/keto reductase; translation: MPVLGLGVADLSDDEAEHAVSAALEMGCRLIDTAAAYGNEAAVGRAIAASGIARAELFVTTKLDIPDQGFTKAQDACSASLERLGLDYLDLYLVHWPAPSLGRYVDAYGGLIQSRGEGHVRSIGVSNFTADHLETVIDLTFVTPAVNQVELHPLLNQADLRKADAQHNVVTQSYTPLVLGKLMDNATVTSIAGEYGKTAAQVLLRWNLQLGNSVIFRSAKPEHIAGNLDVFDFELAAEHMDAINGLNNGTRLRPDPDTFNGADDPAGPASSSGR
- a CDS encoding aldo/keto reductase — translated: MGSSLRQAFVTLNDGISIPAVGLGVFQVPPTDTEQVVGAALRAGYRHIDTAAAYRNERETGRALADSGVPREQLYVVTKLWNADQGYDSTLAAFDASMERLGLDYLDLYLIHWPTPALNKFVDTFKAFAHLRDQGRIRSIGVSNFEPEHLTVLIDATGIVPAVNQVELHPRYPQKELRDVHARRGIATEAWAPLGQGALLTHPTVTAVAEGRGRTSAQVLIRWHIQLGNIVIPKSVNPSRIASNFDVFDFELSPEEMASISSLDDGKRLGPDPRTFNFTGR
- a CDS encoding alpha/beta hydrolase, giving the protein MTKSLPGAPALHYGAKPAPMRLKSRVQGAAVGGGLKVMPWIPNLAKRALCGGRAVIIDGNTLDPTLQLMLSSSRAVGIDGLVVDDDAAASRAQMHRMCTELPGPQIHVEVDELSLPGPAGEIAARHYRPPHGGAAPLLVFYHGGGFAIGDLDSYDALCRLTCRDAGIHVLSIDYRLAPEHPAPAAIEDAYAAFTWAYEHAGELGAAPGRVAVGGDSAGGNLAAVVCRLARDEGAPAPVLQWLIYPRTDHTAQTRSLSLFARGFLLTKRDIDWFEAQYLRGSGIDRTDPRVSPLLAESLSGLPPTLIAIAGFDPLRDEGESYATALRAAGNAVDLRCMGSLTHGFVNTFQLGGGSATGTGELISALRAHLTRV
- a CDS encoding DsbA family protein; its protein translation is MADTPKRPPRFDLKSGDRKSGRLVQIGGTAVIVIFLVALVSYIVATHHKKGAVAAGGSDTVRVTSSKLVTQPGTSNPKAVVAFYEDFLCPACGNFERTFGPTVSKLVDIGAIAADYSMVAILDSPRNQDYSSRAGAAALCVADESLDAFRRFHAALYSKGIQPDERATSFPDNAKLIELAREAGVVGKVPDCVNSGKYLPKVTAEAGAAGITATPTVRINGADYDPSTPDALVSKVKEIVGDIPGLDTAATPAAA
- a CDS encoding vitamin K epoxide reductase family protein, translated to MSAQPAERDGDLPPDSRPGAPVPARSAWWVLIAGAIGLLASMTLTIEKVELLRNPAYVPSCNINPILACGSVMVTPQASVFGFPNPLLGIVGFTVVVVTGVLAVAKVQLPQWYWIGLAVGILIGAAFVHWLIFQSLYRIGALCPYCMVVWAMTISLLVVVASIIFRPALERRESGVAQVVYQWRWSIAVLWFTAVILLIMARFWDYWSTLI
- the rsmD gene encoding 16S rRNA (guanine(966)-N(2))-methyltransferase RsmD, with product MTRIIGGVAGGRRIAVPPRGTRPTTDRVRESLFNILAARRDLTGLAVLDLYAGSGALGLEALSRGAASALFVESDQRAAAVIARNVKALGLAGATLRRGSVASVLAGETPSPVDLVLADPPYEVGADDVGAVLAALTEHGWVREGTVAVIERAAGGVPLAWPEGWSAWPHRVYGDTRLELAEWL
- the coaD gene encoding pantetheine-phosphate adenylyltransferase, with amino-acid sequence MSGAVCPGSFDPVTLGHIDVFERASAQFDEVVVAILTNPAKKGLFDVDERIAMIEESTTHLRNLRVEVGKGLVVDFVTARGMTAIVKGLRTGTDFEYELQMAQMNKHIAGVDTFFVATAPQYSFVSSSLAKEVALLGGDVSQLLPEPVNRRLREKLSG
- a CDS encoding amidohydrolase family protein; the protein is MRYIALEEAFSIPGIAEPMSGLASRETSFAQQWLRKLPDFTQYRIPEMDAAGIDIQVLSLTVPGLQADLDADTARGDARRANDYLAQTVAEHPTRFRGFAALPLQDPRAAVTELERCVTELGFCGALVNDHLGGRYLDEPLYEPLWEALESLAVPLYLHPGTPPADRWRVLTGHPELYGAMWSWAAEVSGHALRVVCGGVFDRHPSATLILGHMGEFLPFQRSRLDSRYATIHTDYRLQRPPSAYLGTNVVFTTSGVFSPAALTGAVLEVGADAIMFSVDYPYESSQEAVDGFERTTLSPGDREKIAHANAERILKI